A genome region from Triticum aestivum cultivar Chinese Spring chromosome 2B, IWGSC CS RefSeq v2.1, whole genome shotgun sequence includes the following:
- the LOC123038742 gene encoding uncharacterized protein — translation MEVAMSVVASELMSRFISFLTNKYQSSSHAESEEKVLERLQHLLMRACTIVEEADTRYMTNSMMMMQLKTLSEAMYRGYSVLDNSRYRALQDGGRIDKVNSNDSSSSSLYLAKRPRTSTDKAIRLESHGALESLEIAIANMVEFIVLLGGCERMSRRPYDVYLYTDNFMFSRHAEKQKLLSFLLQHNDPHGDHALAVLPVIGGPTTGKKTLVAHVCGDERVRSRFSSVLHLDGDNLLSILDHGRTMEGMMLVVIEFASDVADDDWQRFQSFFVRIGRGSKIIILSKLKGLARFGSVKPIFLSVLSKNELRYLFKALAFGSIDPAEHPRLVQIADEFVKVLNNMQGSLIAANSYADVLRKNLNVRFWRCTLDKAIRFLKRNLSIDGVQPSTRLSQGHRVDITDLTLHPLSMTRYTINVSIKAESPSVTLGGLIADPSIRPQGDFILTSWESRLPPHKSFVYFVTSHAQDTCEGSALLGRKRPGVAI, via the coding sequence ATGGAGGTTGCCATGTCTGTAGTTGCAAGTGAACtgatgagccggttcatctccttTCTGACGAACAAGTACCAATCCTCTAGCCATGCAGAGTCAGAGGAGAAGGTGTTGGAGAGGTTGCAGCATCTTCTCATGAGAGCTTGCACCATCGTCGAGGAGGCGGACACACGATACATGACCAACTCCATGATGATGATGCAGCTCAAAACGCTCTCAGAGGCCATGTACCGTGGATACAGTGTGCTGGATAACTCGAGGTACCGAGCCCTCCAAGATGGTGGGCGCATTGACAAGGTTAACAGCAACGATTCATCTAGCAGCAGTTTGTATTTAGCCAAGCGCCCACGAACATCAACTGATAAGGCCATACGCCTTGAGTCACATGGTGCCTTGGAAAGTTTAGAAATTGCTATTGCCAACATGGTAGAATTTATTGTGCTTCTGGGTGGATGTGAACGCATGTCTCGTAGGCCATATGACGTTTATCTTTACACTGACAACTTCATGTTCAGCAGACATGCTGAAAAGCAAAAGCTCTTAagcttcttgttgcagcacaacGACCCTCATGGGGATCATGCACTGGCAGTTCTCCCGGTTATAGGTGGTCCAACAACTGGGAAGAAAACTTTGGTTGCCCATGTGTGCGGTGATGAAAGGGTTCGCTCGCGATTCTCCTCTGTATTGCACTTAGATGGAGACAACCTTTTGAGCATACTTGACCATGGAAGGACTATGGAAGGAATGATGTTGGTAGTTATCGAGTTTGCTTCCGATGTTGCTGATGatgattggcaaaggtttcagtcaTTTTTCGTAAGAATAGGTAGAGGAAGCAAGATAATCATCTTAAGTAAACTGAAAGGATTAGCTAGGTTTGGATCGGTGAAACCAATTTTCCTTAGTGTTCTATCAAAGAATGAGTTGAGGTACCTTTTCAAGGCATTGGCATTTGGGAGCATAGACCCTGCAGAACATCCACGGTTAGTTCAAATAGCAGACGAATTTGTCAAGGTGTTGAACAATATGCAAGGTTCACTTATCGCAGCAAATTCATATGCTGATGTATTGAGAAAAAATCTCAATGTTCGGTTTTGGCGTTGCACATTGGACAAGGCGATAAGATTTCTTAAAAGAAACCTATCCATAGATGGTGTGCAACCAAGCACGCGTTTATCACAAGGCCATCGAGTGGACATAACGGACTTGACTTTGCATCCACTTAGCATGACGCGTTATACAATTAATGTTTCAATCAAGGCGGAATCACCAAGTGTCACGTTGGGAGGACTTATAGCAGATCCAAGTATTAGACCACAAGGAGACTTTATTCTAACTTCATGGGAATCAAGATTACCTCCTCATAAATCATTTGTTTATTTTGTTACAAGTCATGCTCAGGACACATGTGAAGGTAGTGCTTTGCTAGGGCGGAAGCGACCAGGAGTGGCAATTTAA
- the LOC123038743 gene encoding uncharacterized protein, which produces MVERLHHLLMRACTIVEEADARYITNSGMMMQLKMLSEAMYRGHSLLDASRYRALQDGVGFDEVSSNDSSSSSLYLIIPEFAVRRSRTATVKANNAMGLDSHAALETLEIAAANMSEFIVLLGGCERMSRRPYDVYLYTDNFMFSRHAKKQKLLSFLLEHNDPSGDHALAILPLIGGAAVGKKTLVAHVCGDERVRSRFSSILHLNGDSLLGILGDGRAMIGIMLVVIEFASDVGDDDWKTFHSFLIRMGRGSKIIIVSKLKRIARFGTMKPILLSGLSHDELTYLFKALAFGSVEPAEHPRLIQIANEFATLIHSSHISFVATNMFTDVLRSNLDVQFWRCILDKAARMVKRNRSIYGVNPTMCIEQGHQVDITDIALHPLNMKPYSDNISIKTELPSVTFGELITDPSVTPKGDFTLIAWESRIAPHKSFPNYVTSHAEDTHQSSALPGRKRQGVPI; this is translated from the coding sequence ATGGTGGAAAGGTTGCACCACCTCCTAATGAGAGCTTGCACCATCGTTGAGGAGGCGGATGCTCGATACATAACAAACTCCGGGATGATGATGCAGCTCAAGATGCTCTCGGAGGCCATGTACCGAGGTCACAGCCTCCTCGATGCCTCGAGGTACCGAGCCCTCCAAGACGGTGTTGGCTTCGACGAGGTTAGCAGCAACGACTCATCTAGCAGCAGTTTGTATTTAATCATTCCAGAATTTGCAGTGAGGCGTTCTCGAACAGCAACGGTGAAAGCCAACAATGCCATGGGCCTCGACTCACATGCTGCTTTGGAAACCTTAGAAATTGCTGCCGCAAACATGTCAGAGTTTATTGTGCTTCTGGGTGGATGTGAGCGCATGTCCCGCAGgccatatgatgtttatctttacaCCGACAACTTCATGTTTAGCCGACATGCTAAAAAGCAAAAGCTTTTGAGCTTCTTGTTGGAGCACAACGATCCTTCAGGTGATCATGCATTAGCCATTCTTCCGCTCATAGGTGGCGCCGCAGTTGGGAAGAAAACTTTGGTTGCTCATGTGTGTGGCGATGAAAGGGTTCGTTCACGCTTCTCCTCTATTTTGCACTTGAATGGAGATAGCCTTTTGGGGATACTTGGTGATGGGAGGGCCATGATTGGGataatgttggtagttattgagtttGCATCTGATGTAGGTGATGATGACTGGAAAACATTCCACTCATTTCTCATAAGAATGGGCAGAGGAAGCAAGATCATCATTGTAAGTAAGCTTAAAAGAATAGCCCGGTTTGGAACAATGAAACCAATTTTACTAAGTGGGCTATCTCATGATGAGTTGACGTACCTTTTCAAGGCACTCGCCTTCGGAAGTGTAGAGCCAGCAGAACATCCGCGGCTAATACAAATAGCAAATGAATTTGCCACGCTGATCCACagttcacatatttcatttgtcgcAACAAATATGTTCACAGATGTGTTGAGAAGCAACCTTGATGTTCAGTTCTGGCGTTGTATTTTAGACAAGGCAGCAAGAATGGTTAAAAGAAACCGCTCCATTTATGGTGTGAACCCAACCATGTGTATAGAACAAGGTCATCAAGTGGACATAACAGACATTGCTTTGCATCCACTAAACATGAAACCTTATAGTGATAATATTTCAATCAAGACGGAATTGCCAAGTGTGACATTTGGGGAACTTATAACAGATCCTAGTGTTACGCCAAAAGGCGACTTCACTCTAATTGCATGGGAATCAAGGATAGCCCCtcataaatcatttcctaattatgttacaagtcatgctgAGGATACACATCAAAGTAGTGCCCTGCCAGGGAGGAAGCGACAAGGAGTGCCAATCTAA